One genomic region from Mytilus trossulus isolate FHL-02 chromosome 9, PNRI_Mtr1.1.1.hap1, whole genome shotgun sequence encodes:
- the LOC134684939 gene encoding uncharacterized protein LOC134684939: MSLTQWLKTGSVKTRTPVTPGLPDPAECISTQDALIVQTANDAVDTVVSAPSRKRKRGDYINYDEETRAKIARYAVDNGVARASRKFTSDLGRKVSETTIRSMRDTYVKLKKKVGTELATLPHSPRVNPLLLGDLDTKVQDWIRKVRINGGVINARIVMAAAEAIVTKFAHHRLERYGGHITITNTFATSLLRRMRIVKRKGTKAVKHLPNDFDDIRQEYISKINNVREKHNIPDTLIINWEQTGCQLVPGGDWTMEKKGTQQISISGLDDKRQITLLLAVSMSGDLLPPQLIYPGKTDRCLPKGVDFPSTWDVICTETHWSNEDTMMQFVNKVIVPYVDEIRDSMPLNNSTTQKAIAIFDVFKAHRGERLLNLLKDNDIVPLFVPACTDRLQPLDLSVNREYKEQLKSYFHDWYSAEVIHQINEQEDSTGEIAPDNVVVNMRTSVLKPIHANLIVSSHNKMSTRKDLIQLGFRKAGLL, encoded by the exons ATGTCGCTTACTCAGTGGTTGAAAACGGGCTCTGTTAAGACCCGTACACCAGTTACTCCAGGTTTACCTGACCCAGCTGAGTGCATTTCTACACAAGATGCTTTGATTGTTCAGACAGCAAATGATGCAGTTGATACAGTTGTATCTGCACCTTCACGCAAAAGAAAGAGAGGCGACTACATCAATTACGACGAAGAGACTCGTGCTAAGATTGCACGGTATGCAGTAGACAATGGGGTAGCACGTGCTTCGAGAAAGTTTACCTCAGACCTTGGCAGAAAAGTCAGTGAAACTACAATCCGTAGTATGAGAGACACCTACGTCAAATTAAAGAAGAAAG TTGGTACAGAACTTGCCACACTACCACATTCCCCTCGCGTGAATCCCTTACTCCTTGGTGATCTAGACACAAAAGTACAGGATTGGATCCGTAAAGTTCGCATCAACGGCGGTGTCATCAACGCAAGGATCGTCATGGCCGCTGCAGAAGCAATTGTCACCAAATTTGCTCATCATCGTCTAGAACGTTACGGTGGTCACATCACAATTACAAACACCTTCGCCACGTCACTACTCCGTCGCATGCGAATTGTAAAACGCAAAGGGACCAAAGCAGTAAAACACCTACCCAATGATTTCGACGACATTCGCCAGGAGTACATCTCTAAAATCAACAATGTCCGAGAAAAACACAACATCCCAGACACTCTGATCATCAACTGGGAACAGACAGGTTGTCAGCTTGTACCAGGCGGCGACTGGACCATGGAGAAAAAAGGTACGCAACAGATCAGCATTTCAGGCTTAGACGACAAACGCCAGATTACCCTTCTTCTTGCAGTCAGCATGAGTGGCGATCTTCTCCCACCACAACTCATCTACCCAGGAAAAACTGACCGTTGTTTACCAAAGGGAGTCGACTTTCCGTCAACCTGGGATGTCATCTGCACAGAGACACACTGGAGCAACGAGGACACTATGATGCAGTTCGTCAACAAAGTCATAGTACCGTATGTTGATGAAATCAGAGACTCTATGCCACTCAACAACTCAACAACACAGAAAGCTATCGCCATCTTCGACGTCTTTAAGGCACACCGTGGTGAGAGACTGCTTAATCTACTTAAAGACAACGACATCGTTCCTCTGTTTGTTCCAGCGTGTACTGATCGACTTCAACCACTAGATCTCTCAGTCAACAGAGAGTATAAAGAACAGCTGAAATCCTATTTTCACGACTGGTATTCAGCAGAGGTCATCCACCAGATCAACGAACAAGAAGACAGTACTGGGGAAATTGCACCTGACAACGTTGTAGTCAACATGAGAACCTCCGTCCTTAAGCCAATACACGCCAATTTGATAGTGTCATCACACAACAAGATGTCAACCCGTAAGGACCTAATTCAGCTAGGTTTCCGCAAGGCCGGtttattatga